In the Dolichospermum flos-aquae CCAP 1403/13F genome, AATCACTCTGCTATGTTTTGATCAATGAGTATAATATACACAAAAAAGCACTATCAGGATTTAATTTTCCTGAGTGCTTTTAATTTGGCTATTTATTTAAAAGTGCGGATAAAAGGACTTGAACCTTCACTCCTTTCGGAACTAGAACCTAAATCTAGCGCGTCTGCCAATTTCGCCATATCCGCATCAATAACTTACCTTAGCACAATAAAATATTTATGGCAATAGGTAAAAATACAAAATTTAAAATCAGGGTATGGGGTATTGCTCTACATCACAGCTACACGAGGTAGACGGTGCTTGAAGCCGCAAAGAATTTCCCAAGAAATGGTATTGAGGCAATTTGCCCAATCATCAGCGGATATTTGTTCTTTTCCCTGTTCCCCTAGCAAAGTGACGATTTCCCCTTCTTGCAAATCGGGGATGGAACTCACATCTAACATAATTTGATCCATGGTAATTGCGCCAATTTGTGGCACACGCTGTCCACGGATTAACACCTGCATTTGGTTAGAAAGATGACGAGGAACTCCATCGGCATAACCAATGCCAACTACAGCCAGACGCATTTCTTGAGGAGCAATAAAATGATGACCATAACTAACTCCAGTTCCTGCGGCTATGGTTTTAACTTGGGTAACTCTAGCTTTGAGTTGTAAAACGGGTTGCAGTTTGATGTGATTTTGTAAGTGATTAGCAGGATAAAGCCCATAAATGGCTAAACCTACCCGCACCATATCATAGTGTAATCTTGAATCTGCCAGGGTAGCGGCTGAGTTGGCTAAATGTAAACTGGGAATTGTGATCCCTTTAGCTTTGATGTGGGCGATCGCCTCTTCAAATCTGCTATGCTGTTCCATCATCACCGTAGCGTCGGGACTATCTGCTGTTGCTAAGTGAGAATAAATACTGGCAATATCTAAATGGGGTAATCCTTGTACCAACTGCACAAACTCCGCCGCCTGTTGCCAATTAGTGCCTAATCTAGACATTCCCGTATCTAATTTGATATGGACAGATAAAGAAGAATTATAGTTAATAGTTTCTAATGTGTTGGAAAATTCTAAAGCTTGCTTAGGACTACACAGTGTGGGCTGAAGTTGCCAATGAGCGATCGCCTGAATTTGCTCTGGCGTGTTGGTTGCCCCTAAAATTAAAATCGGGGCTTTAATGCCATCTTCCCGCAATTGAATACCTTCAGGAACAGTCGCCACACCTAACCAACCAGCACCCGCTTCTAAGGCAGTTTTAGCAACTGCTACCGCCCCATGTCCATAGGCATCCGCTTTAACAACTGCCATTAATTGGGTGCGTGGTGATAAAAACTTGACCAACTGCTTGACATTATCAGACAACGCCCCTAAATCAATTTCTACCCAAGCCCGCTGAGAAAACCAAGCATAAGTATCACATTCCTGATTGTCAGCAAAAATCGGGGTTTGCTTGCGACTTAACATTGCACTTCACTCCTATCACACCACCGAAAAGCTTCTCACATCCCCTAGAAGCTATATCACTTTAATCAGGAAGTTTAACTTTGATCCGGTAATTTATACAAGATAGTAGCACGAGCAATATTATTAGTGTGTCTGAATACTCAATAATTTTTGGAATTATTGGAAGATAGTTCTTCCTTATCAGCTTTATGATAACAAATTTAAAATCAAATGTCAACCCCTAAATCCTCTTTTATGGCGATTTTAGGTAAATAAGATCCCGGACTTCTTAAAGAAGTCCGGGATCTGAGTCAAGGACAAAAGTATAAATTATTCTCATATCCCCAGCGGAGTGTATTTGTGTTAGTATGTGTAAAACTAATACCTTGAGCGCAGATTCATGAGGAAGGTTTTAGTCCTGAACGCCTCTTACGAACCGCTCAACATCACCAGTTGGCGACGTGCCACCGTGTTGTTGATGAAAGGCAAAGCTGAACGCTTAGAATACAACAGTAAATTCCTTTACTCGGATTTTCCCATGCCGACCGTGATCCGGTTGCGCCACTATGTCCGCGTTCCTTATATGGAAATTCCTCTCACTCGGCGAAATATCCTGCATCGTGATAGCCATACCTGTCAATACTGTGGTCACACAGGGGACGGGTTAACTCTCGATCATGTGATACCGAGATCACGAGGTGGTGGAGATACTTGGGAGAATATTACTACTGCTTGTGTACGCTGCAATATCAAAAAAGGCTGTCGTACACCTCAAGAAGCCCGAATGCCTTTGCGTCATTCACCCCGTCAACCTTACAGTAGCCTCTACTTTGAGGTAACGAAGCATCTGAAAAGTGGACTTCACCAGGAGTGGCAAAAGTATGTCATAGGTCTTTGACATTACCCAAAATTAACTACAAAAGTTCAGGTCAAAATTTACCTGTAGATATATCCGTTTGACTAAATAAAGTCAATGATAGTGACTACAAGTAGGGGTTTCACTTGCTTTTGATGAGTGTTGAATACAGCTTATGGCAAGTTTCCACTAAGCTGATATTTTCATGTCCGCAGCATCAAACAACCTTAATTTCCAGAATTGGCGTTTTGTCCTTTAAAAAACGATATATAGATAGATTTTGTTCTTAACTGATAATTTGTTACAATTATAAGTGGATGACTTGCCAGCTAGAAATTGAGATGTCAATTTGCACACGGAATGTCCAATATAACACAAGTCAAATAAATATTCAAGATAATTATCAAATTTTTTTCATAAAAATCTGCATATTTGTTTAGACAAAGCCACAAATTATGAGGTTTTATATAACCCAAGAGGTAAAGCGTACCTGATTTTCAGCATCTCTGTAGCACTTGAGGTAGATGTAATAGATCCTTGACTCATGCTATTGACAAAAATAAACCGCCCGACAAAGTGCCAAGACAATTAATTTTAGATTTTTGCCAAGTCTCATGTAGCTTTACAAGCGCATTATTGCTTGGATTATGCCTGAATGGATAACCCCCCTTTCCCCGCTTAAAAATACAGTTACTTATGTACGTGAATTATCCGGCTTCTCAATTTGAGAGTTTATCATTGACCACAGATCCGCATCCAGAGGAAATAGAGAAAGAGAAAGAGAAAGAGAAAGAGCTAATTGAGCTTCCAACTTTAACCCGAACTTCCTTATCATCCTCTAATGGTGATGGAGGTATCTATTTAGTTCAGCGTGGCAATTCTCTAGCATCTCAAAAATCAGAAGAATTACAGAAAACGCTGCTTGCACATCGCCATGAACGTCAATTAGTGATTTTACAGGATTTTCCCGATCCTGATGCTCTTTCTTGTGCTTGGTCTTACCAACTAATTGCCCAACAGTATGATATCAAGTGTGATATTGTTTACGCGGGAACTTTAAGCCATCAGGAAAATATTGCTTTAGTTAAGCTAACTAATTTACCTGCTCAACGCTGGACGATGCAAACTTTAAAAAATAAAGATTTGTCGTCTTATCAAGGGTTTGTGTTAATTGACAACCAGGGAACTACATCTCAATTATTACCAGCAATCCAACAAGCGGGAATTCCCCTGATAGTGCTGGTGGATCATCATAGTTTACAAGGGGAACTCAAGTCAGAATTTGTTGATGTTCGTCCTTATGTACGAGCTACAGCCACAATTTTTACTCAATACTTACAAGCAGGATTATTAACTTTAGATAACAGCATTAGCCAGCACGTTAAATGTGCTACAGCTTTAATGCACGGTTTGCGATCAGATACAAATCGGTTGATGCAAGCCCAAGAAGAAGATTTTATGGCTGCTGGGTATTTGAGCAGGTTTTATGATGCTCAGTTACTAAATGCTATTTTGCAAGCAAATCGTTCTAAGCGGGTGATGGATGTGATCGAGCGATCGCTTAAAAACCGCATCGTTCAAAATAACTTTTCCATAGCTGGTGTTGGTTACCTACGCTATGATGACCGGGATGCAATCCCCCAAGCGGCTGATTTTCTCGTTACGGAGGAAAATGTGCATACCGCAGTAGTTTATGGAATTGTTCATGATGAAGATGACGAACTAGAAGTAGTGATAGGATCTCTGAGAACCACAAAACTTACTTTAGATCCTGATGAATTTATTAAAGAAGCCTTTGGACAAGATAGCACTGGGCGATTTTTTGGTGGTGGAAGAACGGGTGCAGGAGGCTTTGAAATTCCCATGGGTTTCTTATCTGGTGGTAATGAAAACTCGGCTTATGCCAAAATCAAATGGGAAGTTTTCGACGCACAAATCAAACAGAAATTATTGAGATTGGTGAATCCGAGAGATAATCCAATTTAGTCTTGAAACCGGATTAAAAGACTTGATTGATTTAGGGTTTAGCAGTGCTGAACCCATGCAAATGAATTTAGCTTTTGCTGTCAAAGAAGCAGGTATAAATTTGGTACAATTTAGAAATATGCCAAAGACTTGAGGAGTAAGTTTTGGAAAGTGCTTATAAGTTTGTTAAGTTATAATCAAGAGATGCACTGGGAATGCCAATAATACCTTTTGAATTTCTCATTTCCAGACGGCCTGTTTCATTACAAGCAAAACCGAAAGGACTGAATGAATGGAAAAATTTTGTTCGTTCTGAAGCCGAAAAGTTTTGGAAAGGTGACAGTCCAATTAAAGTATCTTATCTACAGCTTACGCTAGTTTACATTTGTAGTGATGATTCTCCACCTGATACTGATAACATTATCAAACCAATACAGGATGCACTTATAGGCTTAGTTTATGAAGATGATAATTTAGTATTAGATGTAGATAGTCATCGTCGGTTTATGTCAGATCCGATTGATATAACAAATTTACCTTTATTATTGCGGGAAGGTGCCATCATTGGCGAAGAGTGTGTTTATGTCAAAGTAAGTGAATCTCAACCATTGGAACAATACTTATGATAGACAATACTAAAAGTTTACGTGATGATAAAGTTGAATCTTTGATCAAAAAGTATCGTGATGAAGGATTTACAGTTATACAAAACCCGAAGGCGGATCAATTACCCTTTGATTTGGATAACTATCAACCCGATATTCTTGCTACTAAGAATCAAAATGAATCTGGTTTAATAATTGAAGTAAAAACCAGTATTAGTCCAGTTTCAGTTGAGCGTTTACAATCTGTAGCGGAAGAAATTAGTAGACATCCGGGCTGGCGTTTTTTATTGGTAACACTTGAAGATATAGAAGCCGAATCATTACCTGGAACATCGGAAGAACTACCTTCCTGGGAAGAACTAATCAACTATTTTAGTCAAGTTAGCAAGCTTATTGAAAATAATAATATTGAACCTGCTTTTCTTTTTCTCTGGAGTGTTTTTGAGGGAGCATTAAGAAAAAGAGCAGTTGATGTATCAATTCCTGTTGAACGTTTACCAGTCATAAGATTGCTAAGAACAATGTACTCTTTGGGAGAGTTATCAATTTCTGAATTTGATATTATTCAAGCTTATTTGGAAAAGCGCAATCGTCTAGCTCATGGATACATTCAGAAGCTAAATTCGGAGGTTTTAGGTAAGTTTTTAATGTTGATTGTTGAGTTATTGGATGAATGGATTCCTGCCATACATAGAAGCCTTTTAAGCAAAACAGTGGCTAGTATGAAAGAAAGTATTGAAACTGCACTACAAGAATATCATAAAGTTCTGGAAATAGTTGCTTCTGTGTTACACGACGTACCAACAGAAACAAAGGATAGAACACTGGCAGAGATTAAGGAGATGTCGGAACGAGAAGGATTAACCAACAATTTCAATGATTTTCGACACATAGTTGATGAGTATTGCGATCTTTATACTGAATCTAATAATCAACAGATAGACAAAAATAAAATAGTTTTAGATGATAACGCACAAATAGCACTTGATGCTTTACCAACTCAAGAGAAAGAAAAAATTAGTCATGCTATTAGTTATCTAGAAAAATTTCCTAATTGTTCAGAAATAGAAGTTTCTAAACTGGATTCAATTTCAGGTAATTTTATTGCAAAGTCAGGAATATATAGAATCATTTTTGAAGTTAAATCTGAAAAAGTAACTATTGTTGATATAGTTAATTA is a window encoding:
- a CDS encoding HNH endonuclease, which translates into the protein MRKVLVLNASYEPLNITSWRRATVLLMKGKAERLEYNSKFLYSDFPMPTVIRLRHYVRVPYMEIPLTRRNILHRDSHTCQYCGHTGDGLTLDHVIPRSRGGGDTWENITTACVRCNIKKGCRTPQEARMPLRHSPRQPYSSLYFEVTKHLKSGLHQEWQKYVIGL
- a CDS encoding RusA family crossover junction endodeoxyribonuclease; amino-acid sequence: MPIIPFEFLISRRPVSLQAKPKGLNEWKNFVRSEAEKFWKGDSPIKVSYLQLTLVYICSDDSPPDTDNIIKPIQDALIGLVYEDDNLVLDVDSHRRFMSDPIDITNLPLLLREGAIIGEECVYVKVSESQPLEQYL
- the alr gene encoding alanine racemase; the protein is MLSRKQTPIFADNQECDTYAWFSQRAWVEIDLGALSDNVKQLVKFLSPRTQLMAVVKADAYGHGAVAVAKTALEAGAGWLGVATVPEGIQLREDGIKAPILILGATNTPEQIQAIAHWQLQPTLCSPKQALEFSNTLETINYNSSLSVHIKLDTGMSRLGTNWQQAAEFVQLVQGLPHLDIASIYSHLATADSPDATVMMEQHSRFEEAIAHIKAKGITIPSLHLANSAATLADSRLHYDMVRVGLAIYGLYPANHLQNHIKLQPVLQLKARVTQVKTIAAGTGVSYGHHFIAPQEMRLAVVGIGYADGVPRHLSNQMQVLIRGQRVPQIGAITMDQIMLDVSSIPDLQEGEIVTLLGEQGKEQISADDWANCLNTISWEILCGFKHRLPRVAVM
- a CDS encoding DHH family phosphoesterase, translated to MYVNYPASQFESLSLTTDPHPEEIEKEKEKEKELIELPTLTRTSLSSSNGDGGIYLVQRGNSLASQKSEELQKTLLAHRHERQLVILQDFPDPDALSCAWSYQLIAQQYDIKCDIVYAGTLSHQENIALVKLTNLPAQRWTMQTLKNKDLSSYQGFVLIDNQGTTSQLLPAIQQAGIPLIVLVDHHSLQGELKSEFVDVRPYVRATATIFTQYLQAGLLTLDNSISQHVKCATALMHGLRSDTNRLMQAQEEDFMAAGYLSRFYDAQLLNAILQANRSKRVMDVIERSLKNRIVQNNFSIAGVGYLRYDDRDAIPQAADFLVTEENVHTAVVYGIVHDEDDELEVVIGSLRTTKLTLDPDEFIKEAFGQDSTGRFFGGGRTGAGGFEIPMGFLSGGNENSAYAKIKWEVFDAQIKQKLLRLVNPRDNPI